A genomic stretch from Rhodomicrobium vannielii ATCC 17100 includes:
- a CDS encoding Smr/MutS family protein — protein sequence MEGRRKKRLLSKEEIELWARVTRNDEPLARPQPDTPAPQEGDGAAPAPQLTTKAKPLDTAPTRAAAPVASPGAVPAAMRPTPPPHQPFDHRIVRKIARGRREIDARIDLHGLRQHDAYATLRAFLARCQVEGHRHVLIITGKGGRADSDSRDFWTTENRGVLRRLVPHWLSEPEFRVHVVSFTESAHHHGGSGALYVTIRRRGKPG from the coding sequence ATGGAAGGCCGCCGAAAGAAGCGCCTCCTCTCGAAAGAGGAGATCGAGTTGTGGGCCCGCGTGACCCGCAATGACGAGCCTCTTGCGCGCCCGCAACCGGACACGCCTGCGCCGCAGGAAGGCGATGGAGCGGCCCCCGCGCCACAGCTCACGACCAAGGCCAAGCCCCTCGACACCGCGCCGACGCGCGCGGCGGCGCCTGTTGCGAGCCCCGGCGCCGTGCCCGCCGCGATGCGCCCGACTCCGCCGCCGCACCAGCCTTTCGATCACCGCATCGTGCGTAAGATCGCGCGCGGGCGCCGTGAAATCGACGCCCGGATCGACCTGCACGGCCTCCGCCAGCACGATGCCTACGCGACCCTTCGCGCCTTCCTCGCTCGTTGTCAGGTGGAGGGGCACCGCCACGTCCTGATTATCACGGGTAAGGGGGGCCGCGCCGATTCCGACAGCCGTGACTTCTGGACCACCGAAAATCGCGGCGTTTTGAGGCGGCTTGTGCCGCACTGGCTGTCCGAACCGGAGTTTCGCGTCCACGTGGTGAGCTTCACCGAATCCGCGCACCATCACGGCGGTAGCGGCGCGCTGTATGTGACGATCCGCAGGCGCGGCAAGCCGGGCTGA
- the mltA gene encoding murein transglycosylase A, which produces MTAEARDAALWRWQHSGASSAVLSLEPMDFDAIPGWRDDNHADALACYLRSAALAPHLQRPAGDPAGVLADSEAARVFFEAHFRPCRVSAEQGLLTSYFEPVLEGSRTRSAAFPVPVYRRPPDLSLLPTEHPLAAQGLSAARATAAGFEPYFTRGEIEAGALEDRGRALLYLADAVDAFIMHVQGSGVVVLEDGARVRLTFDGKNGHPYTSISKWLIAHGELSVEDAHLEGMKAWLRAEPGREAVLAENRSYIFFRELDTSAAAPRGSSGVELYPGRSLATDPAFHPAGTLLWVSAPGLTFQGIRFQRLTVAQDTGSAIKGPQRGDIFAGTGDAAGESAGAVRHSCDFIVFQPRC; this is translated from the coding sequence GTGACCGCCGAAGCTCGGGACGCAGCGCTCTGGCGCTGGCAGCATAGCGGCGCTTCGTCCGCCGTGCTCTCGCTGGAGCCGATGGACTTCGACGCAATCCCCGGCTGGCGCGACGATAATCATGCGGACGCGCTGGCCTGCTATCTCCGTTCCGCCGCGCTCGCGCCGCACCTTCAGCGCCCCGCAGGCGATCCGGCCGGTGTTCTCGCTGACAGCGAGGCGGCGCGCGTCTTCTTCGAGGCGCATTTCCGGCCGTGCCGCGTGAGCGCAGAACAGGGCCTTCTCACATCCTATTTCGAGCCGGTTCTTGAGGGCTCGCGCACGCGTTCCGCCGCGTTCCCGGTTCCGGTCTACCGGCGGCCGCCCGATCTTTCGCTGCTTCCGACTGAACATCCGCTCGCTGCACAGGGCTTGAGTGCGGCGCGTGCCACGGCCGCCGGTTTCGAGCCGTATTTCACGCGCGGTGAAATCGAGGCGGGGGCGCTCGAAGATCGTGGGCGCGCGCTTCTCTATCTCGCGGATGCGGTGGACGCCTTCATCATGCATGTGCAGGGTTCGGGCGTCGTCGTGCTGGAGGATGGCGCGCGTGTGCGTTTGACCTTCGACGGCAAGAACGGCCATCCGTACACGTCCATTTCGAAATGGCTGATCGCGCATGGCGAGTTGAGCGTCGAGGATGCCCATCTCGAAGGCATGAAGGCGTGGCTACGCGCGGAGCCGGGTCGCGAGGCTGTTCTCGCCGAAAACCGCTCCTATATATTTTTCCGCGAACTCGACACCTCCGCCGCCGCGCCGCGCGGTTCGTCGGGAGTGGAACTTTATCCCGGAAGGAGCCTTGCGACAGACCCGGCCTTTCATCCGGCGGGGACGCTGCTATGGGTTTCGGCTCCGGGCCTCACGTTTCAGGGAATCCGGTTCCAGCGGCTTACCGTCGCTCAGGACACCGGGTCGGCGATCAAAGGGCCACAGCGCGGCGACATCTTCGCGGGAACGGGCGACGCAGCGGGCGAAAGTGCTGGCGCAGTGCGCCATTCATGCGATTTTATCGTGTTTCAACCAAGGTGCTAG